From the genome of Thermodesulfovibrionales bacterium:
TCTTTTGCGAGCCCCTCAATCTCAGAGGATCTGAGGTCAGTAAGACAGATCCTCTCTTTCTGGAGTATCTCTTTAAGTGCATGATAACCGAGAACCTGCTGTCTCAGGATATCCTTTATAAGTTCAAGTTCGCTCATAGCTCCCTTAATATCTTCTCTGCAAGCTTTATTGAATCAACCATGTATTTACCGCTCTTTATTGCCTCCCTCAATTCATCAATCTTCTGCTGTCTTATCTCTGGAAGGCTCTTGAGTTCTTCCATCAACCTGGCTGCCTCTTTTGCCCTTTCCGAGATATCAACTCTGTCGTTTCTCAGTGATTGGGAAACTTCTTTTTTCTGGATATTGATAGTCTGTTGCTCTGAGATCTTTTTTAGTTCCTGACCTGATACCTGTGAATTTAAAGGCCTTTCTCCGTGAATCTTCATTAAAATACCTCCTTTTTGAACAGGTCTTTTGTTTTATTAATCGGCATCAGGCCACCCTGTCTTTAATTTTAAAAAACCTTTCAGGATCAATGGGTTTATCATCAAGAAAGACCTCAAAATGAAGATGGGCGCCGGTAGAAAGTCCTGAACTTCCAACCTCTGCAATAATGTCACCTGCTTTAACCCTATCACCTTCTTTAACCATATTTTTTCTGTTATGAGCGTATCTTGTTAGAATTCCATCTCCATGATCTATAACAACAAGGTTTCCGTAGCCGTCCGTATATCCGCTGAAGATAACTTTGCCATCCCTGACAGCCCTTACAGGAGAACCATAAGGAGCAGCAATGTCGATCCCTTTATGAAGGCTCCATTTACCTGTTAAAGGATGAAGCCTTTCGCCAAATTTAGAGGTCACAGCTCCATCTGCCGGCAGAACAGGATTTGAGTTTAAGTCCAATCCCGTGGATAATAGAGGAGAATTTAGAAGCTGTCTCTCTATTACCTTCTGAAGACCGGTACCCCTTTCAGCAAGTAATTTTGATAGCTCAAGGTCAAAGAGAGAAGTGTATACATCCTTCTGAAGAGAGTCCTGAGAACCTACAGTCCTTCTCATTATCTTGAGGAGCTCATAGAGAAAAAGTGACTCAAGCTCCTTAGAAACTTCTCTTATATTTCTTCTCCCTTCCTGTGGCTCTAAGGATCTGCCGGTCTGGTGCTCTATTAAATGATTTATCCTCATATTAAACTCACATTATCTCAATCTCGGCTCTAAGTGCACCTGCACTTTTAAGGGCCTGAAGTATTG
Proteins encoded in this window:
- a CDS encoding peptidoglycan DD-metalloendopeptidase family protein; the encoded protein is MRINHLIEHQTGRSLEPQEGRRNIREVSKELESLFLYELLKIMRRTVGSQDSLQKDVYTSLFDLELSKLLAERGTGLQKVIERQLLNSPLLSTGLDLNSNPVLPADGAVTSKFGERLHPLTGKWSLHKGIDIAAPYGSPVRAVRDGKVIFSGYTDGYGNLVVIDHGDGILTRYAHNRKNMVKEGDRVKAGDIIAEVGSSGLSTGAHLHFEVFLDDKPIDPERFFKIKDRVA
- the flgM gene encoding flagellar biosynthesis anti-sigma factor FlgM, with product MKIHGERPLNSQVSGQELKKISEQQTINIQKKEVSQSLRNDRVDISERAKEAARLMEELKSLPEIRQQKIDELREAIKSGKYMVDSIKLAEKILREL